The Streptomyces sp. NBC_01276 genome contains the following window.
CTCGGCCGGCGCACGTACGACATCTTCGCCGCCTACTGGCCGCACCAGGAGGGCGGCGAGGACAACGAGTTCGCCACGCTCTTCAACAGCGTCCCCAAGTACGTGGCCTCGCGCGGCAAGCCCGACCTCTCATGGGCCGGATCCACGCAGCTCGGGCCGGACCTCGCCGACGCGGTGCGAGAGATCCGTGACCGGCACCAGCACGTGAAGGTCGTAGGGAGCCTGGACCTCGTGCAGACCCTCCTGCGCGAGAAGCTCTTCGACCGCCTCGACCTCTGGCTGCACCCGATCGTGCTCGGCGTCGGCAAGAAGGTCTTCGACGGCGGCGCGGTACCCACCAACCTCACGCTCCTCGCACCCCCGGCAGCCGGCCCCAAGGGCACCGTCCATCTGCGCTACGGGCTCGCCGACGGCATCCCCGCGACGGGGGACATGAGCGCACCCGACCGCGGCCTCGGAAGCGACGGCTGAG
Protein-coding sequences here:
- a CDS encoding dihydrofolate reductase family protein, with amino-acid sequence MGLIDIEMFATLDLVGQAPGGPDEDPVGFPFGGWQAPLLDEVAGAQVDAAYEGTDALLLGRRTYDIFAAYWPHQEGGEDNEFATLFNSVPKYVASRGKPDLSWAGSTQLGPDLADAVREIRDRHQHVKVVGSLDLVQTLLREKLFDRLDLWLHPIVLGVGKKVFDGGAVPTNLTLLAPPAAGPKGTVHLRYGLADGIPATGDMSAPDRGLGSDG